In Tetrapisispora phaffii CBS 4417 chromosome 6, complete genome, a single genomic region encodes these proteins:
- the HSP104 gene encoding chaperone ATPase HSP104 (similar to Saccharomyces cerevisiae HSP104 (YLL026W); ancestral locus Anc_4.32), translating to MNDEMQFTERALNVLTIGQKLATDHQHAQLQPIHILAAFIETPEDGSTPYLQNLIEKARYDYSNFKKIVNRTLVKVPQQHPAPAQITPSYALGQVLQDAAKIQKQQKDSFIAQDHILFALLNDASIKQLFKEAQIETEAVKQQALELRGNQRIDSRGADTNTPLEYLTKYAIDMTEEARLGKLDPVIGREEEIRGTIRVLARRIKSNPCLIGEPGIGKTAIIEGVAQRIIDDDVPTILQNSKLFSLDLAALTAGAKYKGEFEERLKGVIKEIEDSKVSIILFIDEIHMLMGNGKDDAANILKPALSRSGLKVIGATTNNEYRSIIEKDGAFERRFQKIEVSEPTTRQTVAILRGLQQKYEIHHGVRILDSALVTASQLAKRYLPYRRLPDSALDLVDISCAGVAVARDSKPEELDSKERQLQLLQVEIQALERDKDADSTTKERLQKAKQGEASLIEELEPLRKRYEEERHGHQELTDAKKKLEELENKALDAERRNDTGTVADLRYFAIPDIQKHIQELEDQVADEQSRAGANSMVQNVVDSDTIAETAARLTGIPVKKLTESENEKLIHMEKDLSSQVVGQLEAVKAVSNAVRLTRSGLANPRQPASFLFLGLSGSGKTELAKKIAGFLFNDEDMIIRVDCSELSEKHSVSKLLGTTAGYVGFEEGGFLTNQLQYKPYSVILFDEVEKAHPDVLTVLLQMLDDGRITSGQGKTIDCSNSIIIMTSNLGAQYIQQQPGSKVQEATKGLVMAAVKQHFRPEFLNRIAAITVFNKLSRKAIHKIVDIRLDELQKRFEENDKHYKLELTDEAKDFLTRFGYSDDMGARPLNRLIQNEILNKLAIRILRKEIKDKETVKVVLNKTENASNDIVESLDVLPNHEATITDGLDFGEMDDIEMDVEPSIDLD from the coding sequence atgaacGACGAAATGCAATTTACTGAAAGAGCGTTAAATGTTTTGACTATTGGTCAAAAGTTGGCTACTGATCATCAGCATGCTCAATTACAACCAATTCATATTTTAGCTGCTTTTATCGAGACTCCTGAAGATGGTTCCACTCCgtatcttcaaaatttaattgaaaaagctCGTTATGACTATTcgaattttaaaaaaattgtaaacAGAACATTGGTTAAAGTTCCACAACAACATCCAGCTCCAGCACAAATTACTCCTTCATATGCACTTGGACAAGTATTGCAAGATGCTGCTAAGattcaaaaacaacaaaaggACTCCTTTATTGCTCAGGATCACATCCTATTTGCACTATTAAACGATGCTTCCATAAAACAGCTGTTTAAGGAAGCTCAAATTGAGACCGAAGCAGTCAAACAACAAGCCCTTGAATTGAGAGGTAACCAAAGAATAGATTCCAGAGGGGCCGATACAAATACACCACTAGAATACTTGACCAAATATGCAATTGATATGACAGAAGAGGCCAGACTAGGTAAGCTGGATCCAGTTATCGGcagagaagaagaaattagaGGCACAATCAGAGTGCTAGCAAGAAGAATCAAATCCAACCCATGTTTGATTGGTGAACCGGGTATCGGTAAAACTGCCATTATCGAAGGTGTTGCGCAAAGAATTATCGATGATGACGTTCCAACGATCTTACAGAACTCTAAATTATTCAGTTTAGATCTAGCGGCACTAACTGCTGGTGCTAAATATAAGGGTGAATTCGAAGAGAGATTGAAAGGTGTTATCAAGGAAATTGAAGATTCGAAAGTTtccattattttattcattgaCGAAATTCATATGTTGATGGGTAACGGTAAAGATGATGCTGCCAACATTTTGAAACCAGCTTTATCAAGAAGCGGGTTGAAGGTCATTGGTGCTACCACCAACAACGAATACAGATccattattgaaaaagatGGTGCTTTTGAAAGAAGATTCCAAAAGATTGAGGTTTCAGAACCAACAACCAGACAAACTGTTGCCATTTTAAGAGGGTTACAACAAAAGTATGAAATCCATCATGGTGTAAGAATTCTAGATAGCGCTTTAGTTACTGCATCTCAATTAGCCAAAAGGTATTTGCCATACAGAAGATTACCTGATTCTGCCTTGGATTTAGTTGATATTTCCTGTGCTGGTGTAGCTGTTGCAAGAGACTCCAAACCAGAAGAATTAGATTCTAAGGAACGTCAATTGCAATTATTGCAAGTCGAAATCCAAGCTTTAGAAAGAGACAAGGACGCTGACTCAACGACCAAAGAAAGATTGCAAAAGGCTAAGCAAGGTGAAGCCTCTTTGATTGAAGAGCTAGAACCACTAAGAAAACGATACGAAGAAGAACGACACGGTCACCAAGAGCTAACCGATGCCAAGAAGAAATTAGAAGAGTTAGAGAACAAGGCATTGGATGCGGAAAGAAGAAACGATACAGGCACTGTTGCTGATTTAAGATATTTCGCTATTCCAGATATTCAAAAGCATATCCAAGAATTAGAAGACCAGGTTGCCGACGAACAATCTCGTGCCGGTGCCAATTCCATGGTGCAAAACGTCGTCGACTCTGACACCATTGCTGAGACCGCTGCAAGATTAACTGGTATCCCAGTGAAAAAACTAACCGAGAGTGAAAATGAGAAGCTAATCCATATGGAGAAGGACTTATCCTCCCAAGTTGTTGGCCAATTGGAAGCAGTCAAAGCAGTCTCGAATGCTGTCAGATTGACAAGGTCTGGCCTAGCAAACCCAAGACAGCCTGCTTCTTTCCTATTCTTAGGTCTATCCGGCTCCGGTAAGACTGAATTAGCCAAGAAGATTGCCGGATTTTTATTCAACGACGAAGACATGATCATCAGAGTCGATTGTTCTGAACTGAGTGAAAAACACTCTGTCTCGAAATTATTAGGTACCACTGCCGGTTATGTTGGTTTCGAAGAAGGGGGGTTCCTAACAAACCAACTTCAATACAAGCCATACTCTGTGATCTTATTTGACGAAGTTGAGAAAGCCCACCCTGACGTACTGACAGTGCTGCTACAGATGCTAGACGATGGTAGAATTACGTCAGGCCAAGGTAAGACGATCGATTGCTCCAACAGCATCATAATCATGACCTCCAACCTGGGTGCTCAATACATCCAACAACAACCGGGCTCTAAAGTGCAAGAAGCCACAAAGGGCCTAGTAATGGCTGCTGTGAAACAACACTTCAGACCAGAGTTCTTGAACAGAATTGCAGCAATCACAGTATTCAACAAACTATCAAGAAAGGCTATTCACAAGATTGTCGATATTCGTTTAGATGAACTCCAAAAGAGATTCGAAGAAAACGACAAGCATTATAAGCTGGAGTTAACCGACGAAGCCAAAGATTTCCTTACGAGATTCGGATACTCCGATGATATGGGTGCTAGACCATTGAACAGATTGATCCAAAACGAAATCCTGAACAAACTAGCAATTAGAATCCtaagaaaagaaatcaaGGATAAAGAGACTGTCAAGGTAGTGTTGAACAAGACTGAGAATGCATCCAATGATATTGTTGAGAGTCTGGATGTGTTGCCAAACCACGAAGCAACGATAACCGATGGTTTAGATTTCGGTGAGATGGATGATATTGAGATGGATGTTGAACCAAGCATAGACTTGGACTAG
- the FRA1 gene encoding aminopeptidase P (similar to Saccharomyces cerevisiae YLL029W; ancestral locus Anc_4.29): MASVSHNTSRISMLGRPPNLKGSSFRSCDNCNCSPGLLSRNNKRSSLLFRKFENTLSRQRSSSINFNVKGSNASVYSSDALCKTSKEINTSERLASLRKQMTKFGLCCYIVPTEDEHQSEYVSEKDERRSFISGFSGSAGIACVTRDLLNFNDKTDPIGKSILSTDGRYFNQALQELDFNWSLLRQGEDKLTWEDWCITEAIEMLKGLGVNNTDKKPLKIGIDPKLITYKESLTFEKKIRKFLVDNGIITEEKAAEEANKFVQLVGVEENLIDLVWGDFEEVPNMPTNDLILLSEDYHGESFASKRSRLLENLRENHHLSESKDDKKSVKNYYVTVALDEIAWLLNLRGSDIKYNPVFFSYLLISDSDDETVLFSNAKYDDNISKYLKDNNITVQKYEEFWSSINDLATSAAESSHFIIPDNSSWNLVRSVENKNKMIHSPINVMKSVKNATEINNAHKAQTKDALCLIQFFAWLEDRLVNHETLISEYEAAEKLEQIRKVQKNFIGNSFETISSSGANAAVIHYSPTAESSAMINPSKIYLCDAGSQFLEGTTDITRTMHLTEPTQEETTNYTLVLKGNLALERAVFPEGTNGYQLDCIARQFLWERGLDYRHGTGHGIGATLNVHEGPIGIQLKPHLVDFPLAAGNIISNEPGYYKDGEYGIRIENDILVKETEPSMRFGDKKFFCFENMTLVPYCRKLIDVSLLDPVELKQVNDYNRKIWDSLVNYLQPQSITFKYLKRETSPL, translated from the coding sequence ATGGCTAGTGTAAGTCATAATACGTCAAGGATTTCCATGTTGGGTCGTCCTCCTAATCTCAAAGGGTCTTCTTTCAGAAGTTGTGACAACTGTAACTGTTCTCCTGGTTTACTATCAAGAAACAATAAGCGATCATCTTTACTGTTCAGAAAGTTTGAAAACACCTTAAGTAGACAGAGATCTTCTAGtatcaatttcaatgtcAAGGGCTCCAATGCAAGTGTCTATTCTTCCGATGCCTTGTGCAAGActtcaaaagaaatcaatACCAGTGAGAGATTGGCTAGTTTACGCAAACAGATGACTAAATTCGGATTATGTTGCTATATCGTCCCTACTGAGGACGAACACCAAAGTGAATATGTCTCGGAGAAAGACGAGAGAAGGTCCTTCATTTCTGGGTTTTCTGGTTCAGCTGGTATTGCTTGCGTCACAAGGGATTTGTTGAATTTCAACGATAAGACCGATCCTATTGGAAAATCCATTTTATCGACCGATGGACGTTACTTCAATCAGGCTTTGCAAGAGCTTGATTTCAACTGGTCGTTGCTCAGACAAGGCGAGGATAAGTTGACTTGGGAGGACTGGTGTATCACTGAAGCTATTGAAATGCTAAAAGGTTTGGGTGTTAACAACACGGATAAGAAACCTTTGAAAATCGGTATTGATCCAAAGCTAATCACATATAAGGAATCTttaacttttgaaaaaaaaattagaaaatttttgGTCGACAACGGCATTATTACCGAAGAAAAAGCTGCTGAAGAAGCAAACAAATTCGTACAATTAGTTGGCGTAGAAGAAAATTTGATTGATTTAGTTTGGGGAGATTTCGAAGAAGTTCCAAACATGCCGACAAATGACTTGATTCTACTATCTGAAGACTACCATGGTGAATCGTTTGCTTCGAAACGTAGCAGGTTATTGGAGAATTTGAGGGAGAACCATCATTTGTCAGAGTCTAAGGATGACAAAAAGAGTGTCAAGAATTATTACGTTACAGTTGCTTTAGATGAAATTGCATGGTTATTGAACTTGCGCGGTTCCGATATTAAATACAACCCAGTGTTTTTCTCATACTTATTAATCAGTGACTCAGATGATGAAACTGTATTATTCTCGAATGCTAAATATGATGACAATATTtcgaaatatttgaaagataACAACATTACCGTTCAAAAATACGAAGAATTTTGGAGTTCGATAAACGATCTTGCGACCAGTGCCGCCGAATCGAGCCATTTCATCATTCCTGATAATTCGTCGTGGAACTTGGTTAGAAGCGTAGagaacaagaacaagatGATCCATTCTCCTATCAACGTTATGAAATCTGTTAAGAACGCCACAGAAATCAACAATGCTCACAAAGCACAAACAAAAGACGCACTATGCTTAATCCAATTTTTTGCTTGGTTAGAAGACAGATTAGTGAACCACGAGACTTTAATCAGTGAATATGAAGCTgctgaaaaattagaacAGATCAGAAAGGTTCAAAAGAACTTCATCGGTAACTCTTTTGAAACCATTTCTTCAAGCGGTGCCAATGCTGCCGTCATCCATTACAGTCCAACGGCCGAGTCTTCCGCCATGATCAACCCATCTAAGATTTATCTATGTGACGCCGGCTCCCAATTTCTAGAAGGTACAACCGACATCACAAGAACGATGCATCTAACAGAACCAACCCAAGAAGAAACCACAAACTACACTTTAGTCCTAAAGGGCAACTTGGCCTTAGAGAGAGCTGTGTTCCCAGAGGGCACCAACGGATACCAACTGGATTGCATAGCCAGACAATTCTTGTGGGAACGCGGCCTGGATTACAGACATGGCACGGGTCATGGCATCGGTGCCACTCTGAATGTGCACGAAGGTCCCATTGGCATCCAACTAAAACCACATCTAGTGGATTTCCCCTTGGCTGCCGGCAACATCATCAGTAACGAGCCAGGGTATTACAAGGACGGTGAATACGGTATAAGAATCGAGAATGACATCTTGGTCAAAGAGACGGAGCCATCGATGCGCTTCGGCGATAAGAAGTTTTTCTGTTTCGAGAACATGACTCTGGTGCCATACTGCAGAAAGTTGATAGACGTCAGTTTACTAGACCCTGTGGAGTTGAAACAAGTGAATGATTACAACAGAAAGATCTGGGACAGCCTAGTCAACTACCTACAACCCCAAAGTATCACGTTCAAATATCTAAAGAGAGAAACCTCCccattataa
- the TPHA0F00330 gene encoding MFS transporter (similar to Saccharomyces cerevisiae TPO1 (YLL028W); ancestral locus Anc_4.30), with amino-acid sequence MATSSVSTDKEGIDTVFTGSSSSRSVVEDIQAFDMENGAAVKEGEDGNAGFPDIALTRKDSIASAAQSKVGSNRQLSRILTGSNPVGVDDEDNDISEPDYTDVPAMGGDRPYPPPLPKQDLFEVTFDGPDDPIHPFNWPLRKKVILCVILCLDCIAISMGSSIFGNGIAQLREEYGIATVVGILGVTLYVLGFAASPVIYAPLSEIYGRKGVIIISAFGFSIFQFAVATAENLQTIFICRFFGGLIGAAPMAVVPAAFADMFDNNMRGKAISLFSLGVFVGPVLGPVIGSYIVQHTTWRWLEYVIGCFSALIFVLICIFMEETHHPTILVNKAIMMRKKTNNWGIHAAHETVELSIRDIVQNTITRPIIMLATEPVLLIITIYNSFVYGILYLMLEAYPIVFVEGYGFLVNGELPYIALIVGILICTVFLWKFEEYYLKKCREAGGLVPEIRLYPIIYSGVVFAIGILWFCWTGYYPKKIHFMVPTVAGAFIGFGLFGIFLPCLNYIIESYLFVAASAVAANTFLRSGFGAVFPLFTNYMFHGMGVGWAGLLLGLFAFAMVPVPIFLVKYGKRIRVKSKYAYSG; translated from the coding sequence atggCGACTTCTTCTGTTTCTACTGACAAGGAAGGAATCGATACTGTGTTCACGGGAAGTTCAAGTTCCCGTAGTGTCGTGGAAGACATACAGGCTTTTGATATGGAAAATGGTGCGGCGGTAAAGGAAGGTGAGGACGGCAACGCCGGGTTTCCTGACATTGCTCTAACTAGAAAGGATTCAATCGCTTCCGCTGCTCAGTCTAAAGTCGGTTCAAATAGACAATTGTCGAGAATCCTTACTGGTTCCAACCCAGTCGGTGTTGATGACGAGGACAACGATATTTCTGAGCCAGATTATACCGATGTCCCTGCTATGGGTGGTGACAGACCATACCCCCCACCATTACCAAAACAGGACTTATTCGAAGTCACTTTCGACGGTCCTGATGATCCAATACATCCATTCAACTGGCCGCTTAGGAAAAAAGTTATTCTATGTGTCATTTTATGTTTAGATTGTATTGCCATCTCAATGGGTTCCTCGATTTTCGGTAATGGTATTGCACAACTTAGAGAGGAATACGGTATCGCTACCGTTGTTGGTATCTTAGGTGTCACCTTATATGTCTTAGGTTTTGCTGCTTCTCCTGTCATTTATGCGCCATTATCTGAAATCTACGGTAGAAAGGGTGTCATCATTATCTCAGCTTTTGGGTTTTCCATTTTCCAATTTGCAGTCGCAACCGCTGAAAATCTGCAGACCATCTTTATCTGTAGATTCTTCGGTGGTCTAATTGGCGCCGCTCCAATGGCCGTCGTCCCGGCTGCGTTTGCCGACATGTTTGACAACAACATGAGAGGTAAAGCCATTTCCTTGTTCTCTTTAGGTGTGTTCGTCGGCCCCGTGTTGGGTCCAGTCATCGGCTCTTACATTGTCCAACACACTACTTGGAGATGGTTGGAATACGTAATCGGTTGTTTTTCGGCATtgatttttgttttgatttGTATCTTCATGGAAGAAACTCATCACCCAACCATTTTGGTCAACAAAGCTATAATGATGAGAAAAAAGACCAACAACTGGGGTATCCATGCTGCTCACGAAACCGTTGAGTTGTCTATCAGGGATATTGTTCAAAACACAATCACCAGACCAATTATCATGCTGGCAACCGAGCctgttttattaattatcaCCATTTACAACTCTTTTGTTTACGGTATTCTGTATTTGATGTTAGAAGCTTATCCAATTGTTTTTGTTGAAGGGTACGGATTTTTAGTTAATGGTGAATTGCCATACATTGCTTTAATTGTTGGTATTTTAATCTGTACTGTCTTCTTGTGGAAGTTTGAAGAGTACTACTTAAAGAAATGTAGAGAGGCAGGTGGTTTAGTTCCTGAAATCAGATTATACCCAATCATCTATTCGGGTGTTGTTTTCGCTATCGGTATTTTATGGTTCTGCTGGACTGGTTACTATCCAAAGAAGATCCACTTCATGGTTCCAACCGTTGCCGGTGCTTTCATTGGTTTCGGTTTGTTTGGTATTTTCTTACCATGTTTGAACTACATCATTGAATCTTACTTATTTGTCGCTGCTTCTGCCGTTGCTGCTAACACATTTTTGAGATCTGGGTTTGGTGCTGTCTTCCCACTGTTCACCAACTACATGTTCCACGGCATGGGTGTCGGTTGGGCTGGTTTATTGCTGGGTCTATTTGCCTTCGCCATGGTTCCCGTTCCAATTTTCCTAGTGAAGTACGGTAAAAGAATTAGAGTCAAATCCAAGTATGCATACTCTGGTTAG